The nucleotide window CTATCCAAACCTTTTCTATTCCACGTGTCCCTTTCGAATGAGTTCTCCCTTTTTAAACTTTTCGAAAGCTTCACTTGTAGAGATTATTTCCACATCGCCCGCATACTCAAGCGATATCCAGCATTTTGAAAGGAAGAGTAGCTCACCTTTTTCGCCAGGTGTCAGGTGTCAGGTGTCAGGTAATATCTTTGGGGGCATAGATGAATCTCAGGTCAAATCTTTTTAGTTGCGTAAAGCTACTCGGCTATCTCTTTGGGCACATGTCTTCCAGAACCTCTGGAATGACTTTCTCATAGCTCTCGAAAATGTTCGTTTTTTAGCAGACAAAAAGCAGAGGGTTTATAGATTATGCAAGAAATAGCTTACTTCTGACTCTCTTATACTTACACTTACCGCACTTTGTCTTTGTCCCCGACTCTTAAATTGCGGGGGAGTGTCAGGAAGAGGAAGAGGAACAGGAACAGGAATCGGTTTTTGTTTTTTATATCTACGTAGAAGAAATGATAATCAGAGATGATACCAAAAGCGTTTTTTATCACTTCGGGCATGGGTATGGCTTATGATCACGATGCTGCTTTCGATCTCGCATTGCAGGATGCGGGGATAGGTGAATGCAATCTGGTTGAGGTCTCCTCCATACTGCCTGCGAAGGCTGAAGAGGTGGATAAGATGTCGTGTACGTGTATACCCGGCGAGATAACTTTCTGTGTGCTCTCCCGCATGGCTGGCAAATCAGGCGAGCTCATTGGTGCTGGTGTGGGATATGGCTGGCTTAGAGACTCAACCGATAGCGATAGCAATAGC belongs to Methanophagales archaeon and includes:
- a CDS encoding pyruvoyl-dependent arginine decarboxylase codes for the protein MIPKAFFITSGMGMAYDHDAAFDLALQDAGIGECNLVEVSSILPAKAEEVDKMSCTCIPGEITFCVLSRMAGKSGELIGAGVGYGWLRDSTDSDSNSNSPVFGIICEHHGHHSRDYIESKIRNKLKTMTESRNYNMDKDKELKLDLKRIEVKTAVVEEHKFGSVVAALVFV